One Nymphaea colorata isolate Beijing-Zhang1983 chromosome 12, ASM883128v2, whole genome shotgun sequence genomic window, TGGACTCCGCCACATTCTCCACACAGTCCTTGATGGCGCTGATCTGCCGGTGGCTCAAGGAGCCGGCCTTGGTCATCATCCTGAGCCTCGACACCTTGTCCGACGTCGACCGGGCCTTGGCCAGGCTCTCCAAGAGCGCCGCCCGGGCCAACTCCGTGGAGCTGCACTGGATCTGGCCGGCGTACTTCTCCAACGAGCTGAGGCACACATTTGGGTAGTGGGTTTTCCGGCAGGACCTCACAATGAAGCTTCTGGTAGAGATGGAGCGGTGTGGTCTTGCCGTGGCGGCAGCGACGCAAAGAAGGGAGGCCAGAGTGATGAGGGTGAGGAAGTGCTTGGATGGTATCAGAGAAGCCATAGCCATGGCAGACAGGTTGCTCAGAAATTGGTAGaaagaaactctctctctctctctctctgtagctCTCTGTTTCTGATTTCTCTTCTGTGGAAGCGGATCCGAAGGAAGGGTTTTTATAGTGGTTTTGGATTAACTGGAGTTACTTAGCTTCCAGAGTGATTATATTACAAGAAATGATTGTGAGAAGACCTGAGGGCCGATGCCTCCCCAGTCGGCAGTCTTTTACCCTTGCCGCTTCTTCACGATTAAAGTTAATATGAATGAATAGGACGGCTCGTGACATGGGCTccattcactttttcttcttcttttccaaaataaaatacagACATTGACAAGAAAATTACATCTCTGTTAATATTTTTATACTAAAGTTTTTAATGAGAATTAACTGAAAATCATTATAATAACGTgatatatatgttataaattaaaacata contains:
- the LOC116265307 gene encoding 21 kDa protein-like; this encodes MAMASLIPSKHFLTLITLASLLCVAAATARPHRSISTRSFIVRSCRKTHYPNVCLSSLEKYAGQIQCSSTELARAALLESLAKARSTSDKVSRLRMMTKAGSLSHRQISAIKDCVENVAESIDMLKQSLGEVEHLKRKSWGLEMNDLETWVSAALTDEDTCTEGFAGRAMNGLVKQDIRACIRSVAQLTSNALDLINKLSHARGRVSP